Proteins from a genomic interval of Haemophilus parainfluenzae T3T1:
- the cpdA gene encoding 3',5'-cyclic-AMP phosphodiesterase, translating to MNNRFEYEPASEVVKLLQITDPHLFRDTSKDLLGINTHESFSQVLKEIQLEPFEYDVVLATGDLVQDSSDEGYLRFVEMVKPLNKSVFWLPGNHDFQPKMVEHLSQSPINASKHLLLGKHWQVILLDSQVSGVPHGELSAYQLDWLKTKLAENPARHSLVVLHHHLLPTNSAWLDQHNLRNAHGFSAVLAQFNNVKGILYGHIHQQVDGYWQGYQTMATPATCIQFKPDSNHFALDTLQPGWREIELHPDGRIETRVKRIKQKTFLPNMEEEGY from the coding sequence ATGAACAATAGATTTGAATACGAACCTGCGAGTGAAGTTGTCAAATTATTACAAATTACCGATCCTCATTTGTTTAGAGATACAAGCAAAGACTTATTAGGTATCAACACGCACGAAAGTTTTTCTCAGGTGTTAAAAGAAATTCAGTTGGAGCCTTTTGAGTACGATGTCGTGCTTGCAACAGGGGATTTGGTACAAGATAGTAGCGACGAAGGCTATCTGCGATTTGTTGAAATGGTTAAACCGTTAAATAAGTCAGTATTTTGGCTTCCGGGTAACCATGATTTTCAACCTAAAATGGTCGAGCATTTAAGCCAATCGCCTATTAATGCGTCAAAACATTTACTTCTAGGCAAACATTGGCAAGTGATTTTGTTAGATAGCCAAGTATCCGGTGTGCCTCATGGTGAATTGAGTGCTTATCAGTTAGATTGGTTAAAAACAAAATTAGCGGAAAATCCAGCACGTCATAGCTTAGTCGTATTGCATCATCATTTATTACCAACGAATTCAGCATGGCTTGATCAGCATAACTTGCGTAATGCACATGGCTTCTCAGCCGTTCTTGCTCAATTCAACAATGTAAAAGGGATTTTATACGGGCATATTCATCAGCAGGTTGATGGCTATTGGCAGGGTTATCAAACCATGGCAACGCCAGCGACTTGTATTCAATTTAAGCCGGATAGCAATCATTTTGCGTTAGATACCTTACAACCAGGTTGGCGTGAAATTGAGCTACACCCAGATGGACGAATTGAAACGAGAGTAAAACGAATCAAACAAAAAACATTCCTACCCAATATGGAGGAAGAAGGATACTAA
- a CDS encoding peroxiredoxin C gives MVLVTRQAPDFTCAAVLGNGEIVNNFNFKKHINGKAAVLFFYPLDFTFVCPSELIAFDHRYEEFKKRGVEVVGVSIDSEFTHNAWRNTPTENGGIGAVKYALAADVKHEIAKAYGIEHPEEGVALRGSFLIDKNGVVRHQVVNDLPLGRNIDEMLRMVDALQFHEEHGEVCPAQWEKGKEGMKDSPEGVAKYLKQNADKL, from the coding sequence ATGGTATTAGTAACTCGTCAAGCTCCAGATTTTACTTGCGCTGCAGTTTTAGGCAACGGAGAAATCGTTAATAACTTCAATTTCAAGAAACACATCAATGGTAAAGCGGCAGTATTATTCTTCTATCCATTAGACTTTACTTTCGTTTGCCCATCTGAGTTAATCGCATTCGACCACCGTTACGAAGAGTTCAAAAAACGTGGTGTTGAAGTTGTTGGTGTATCTATCGACTCAGAATTCACTCACAATGCATGGCGTAATACCCCAACTGAAAACGGCGGTATCGGTGCAGTTAAATATGCATTAGCTGCCGACGTTAAACACGAAATCGCTAAAGCATACGGTATCGAACACCCTGAAGAAGGTGTTGCGTTACGTGGTTCATTCTTAATTGACAAAAACGGCGTTGTTCGTCACCAAGTGGTTAATGACTTACCATTAGGTCGTAACATCGATGAAATGTTACGTATGGTAGATGCATTACAATTCCACGAAGAACACGGTGAAGTTTGCCCTGCTCAATGGGAAAAAGGCAAAGAAGGTATGAAAGACAGCCCTGAAGGTGTTGCTAAATACTTGAAACAAAACGCTGACAAACTTTAA
- the nudF gene encoding ADP-ribose diphosphatase, with translation MSEIQQFSQHDIEVLNEETVYKGFFTLKKVQFKHKLFAGGESGVVTRELLVKGAASAVIAYDPKEDSVVLVEQVRIGAYQPGSARSPWLLELIAGMVEEGEQPEEVALRESEEEAGVSVQDLTHCLSVWDSPGGIVERIHLFVGRVDSSKAKGLHGLAEENEDIRVHVVKREQAYQWMCDGKIDNGIAVMGLQWLQLNYAQLQQRWQ, from the coding sequence ATGTCAGAAATTCAACAGTTTAGTCAGCATGATATAGAAGTTCTTAATGAAGAAACTGTTTATAAAGGTTTTTTTACACTTAAGAAAGTACAGTTCAAACACAAACTTTTTGCCGGTGGCGAAAGTGGTGTCGTAACACGAGAGTTGTTGGTAAAAGGTGCCGCCTCTGCCGTGATTGCTTACGATCCGAAAGAAGATTCGGTGGTTTTGGTGGAACAAGTACGCATTGGTGCATATCAACCTGGTTCTGCTCGTTCTCCTTGGTTATTAGAATTGATCGCCGGGATGGTAGAAGAGGGGGAACAACCTGAAGAGGTCGCTTTGCGTGAAAGTGAAGAGGAAGCAGGCGTATCTGTTCAAGATCTTACACATTGTTTAAGCGTGTGGGATAGCCCGGGCGGTATCGTCGAACGTATTCATTTGTTTGTCGGTCGAGTAGATAGCTCAAAAGCCAAGGGACTTCATGGTTTAGCTGAAGAGAATGAAGACATCCGTGTTCATGTGGTGAAACGTGAGCAAGCCTATCAATGGATGTGTGATGGCAAAATTGATAATGGCATTGCAGTAATGGGCTTGCAATGGCTTCAATTAAATTACGCCCAATTGCAGCAACGCTGGCAATAG
- the pgsA gene encoding CDP-diacylglycerol--glycerol-3-phosphate 3-phosphatidyltransferase gives MKYNIPIFLTILRVILIPFFVVAFYLPIPSAPFITTLIFFIAGVTDWFDGYLARKLKQTTRFGAFLDPVADKVMVITALVLIVEYQHSFWITIPAIIMISREIIISALREWMAELGERNKVAVSWLGKVKTTSQMLALGGLLWRYNVYMETLAIILLYLAAILTVWSMLQYLKAAKGSLLDNIEL, from the coding sequence ATGAAATATAATATTCCTATTTTTCTGACGATTCTCCGAGTGATTTTAATCCCATTCTTCGTCGTGGCATTTTATTTACCAATCCCTTCTGCTCCTTTTATTACAACGCTCATTTTCTTTATTGCCGGTGTCACCGACTGGTTTGATGGCTATCTCGCACGAAAATTAAAACAAACAACCCGTTTCGGTGCTTTCCTTGATCCTGTAGCTGATAAAGTGATGGTTATTACCGCACTTGTATTAATTGTGGAATATCAACATTCTTTCTGGATTACTATTCCAGCGATTATCATGATTTCTCGTGAAATCATTATCTCTGCTTTACGCGAATGGATGGCTGAATTAGGTGAACGTAATAAAGTGGCCGTTTCATGGCTAGGAAAAGTGAAAACCACCTCTCAAATGCTCGCTTTAGGTGGATTACTCTGGCGATATAATGTGTATATGGAAACGCTGGCAATTATATTGCTCTATTTAGCTGCGATTTTAACGGTTTGGTCTATGCTCCAATACTTAAAAGCAGCCAAAGGCAGCTTGTTAGATAACATTGAATTATAG
- the xseA gene encoding exodeoxyribonuclease VII large subunit: MSENIYSVSQLNSAARQMLEGSFSQIWLTGEISNFTQPVSGHWYLTLKDENAQVRGAMFRMKNLRVGFRPQNGMQVLVRANVSLYESRGDYQLIIESMHPAGEGLLQQQFEALKMKLAAEGLFAQNLKKSLPEFAKAVGIVTSSTGAALQDILHILARRDPSLKVVIYPTAVQGKEATAEIVQIIELANARQEVDVLIVGRGGGSLEDLWCFNEEEVARAIFRSNLPIISAVGHETDVTIADFVADLRAPTPSAAAELVSRNQQELLQQLAYKQQRLEMALDRIFSHQQQRLQQLRLRLQNQHPQNQLLMQKARTEQLHHRLVLAMQRQVDKTQQKLTALSARLKQNPLPYRLQKQSQYLAQLQVRLNLGANRQVTERQNKLATLCGKLDGLSPLKVLARGYSIAEDVKGHAIVSVKQVKTGDTIKTKVADGEITSRVC, from the coding sequence ATGTCTGAAAACATTTACTCCGTTTCCCAGCTTAACAGCGCCGCTCGCCAAATGCTAGAAGGGAGTTTTTCACAGATTTGGCTTACAGGGGAGATTTCTAATTTCACTCAACCTGTGTCAGGGCATTGGTATTTAACGCTTAAAGATGAAAATGCCCAGGTTCGCGGTGCCATGTTCCGCATGAAAAATTTGCGGGTGGGATTTCGTCCGCAAAACGGCATGCAGGTCTTGGTGCGGGCGAATGTCAGTTTATATGAATCTCGCGGTGATTATCAGCTGATTATTGAATCTATGCACCCTGCTGGCGAAGGATTATTGCAACAGCAATTTGAAGCGCTAAAAATGAAATTGGCGGCTGAAGGGTTGTTTGCACAAAACTTAAAGAAAAGCTTACCGGAATTTGCTAAAGCAGTAGGTATTGTGACCTCTTCGACTGGTGCCGCATTGCAAGATATTCTGCATATTTTGGCTCGCCGAGATCCCAGTTTAAAAGTGGTGATTTATCCAACGGCAGTGCAGGGCAAAGAAGCAACGGCTGAAATCGTCCAAATAATTGAACTCGCTAATGCGCGTCAAGAAGTGGATGTATTGATCGTCGGTCGAGGTGGTGGTTCCTTAGAAGATCTTTGGTGCTTTAATGAAGAAGAAGTGGCACGTGCGATTTTCCGTTCTAATTTACCGATTATCAGTGCAGTCGGTCACGAAACGGATGTTACCATTGCAGATTTTGTAGCTGATTTACGAGCGCCGACGCCGTCTGCAGCGGCAGAGTTAGTGAGTCGCAATCAGCAGGAATTACTTCAACAGTTAGCCTATAAACAACAGCGTTTGGAGATGGCGTTAGATCGTATTTTTAGTCATCAACAACAACGTTTACAACAGTTACGTTTACGTCTGCAAAATCAACATCCGCAAAATCAATTATTGATGCAGAAAGCCAGAACAGAACAATTACATCATCGTTTAGTTTTGGCAATGCAGCGCCAAGTGGATAAAACGCAGCAAAAATTGACCGCACTTTCAGCACGCTTAAAACAAAATCCGTTGCCTTATCGGTTGCAAAAACAATCCCAATATTTAGCTCAGTTACAAGTGCGGTTAAATTTAGGGGCGAATCGTCAAGTCACGGAACGTCAAAATAAATTGGCAACATTGTGTGGCAAGTTAGATGGATTAAGTCCATTAAAAGTATTAGCGCGAGGATATTCCATCGCGGAAGATGTCAAAGGACATGCCATTGTGAGTGTGAAGCAAGTCAAAACAGGTGACACCATTAAAACGAAGGTAGCAGATGGGGAGATAACCAGCCGCGTTTGTTAA
- a CDS encoding cupin domain-containing protein, which produces MTALSNQYCLPEGITPEIFLRDYWQKKPLIIRNGLPEIVGQFEPDDIIELAQGEEVTARLVKTFSDDNWKVFFSPLSEEDFADVPEKWSVLVQNLEQWSTELGQLWNKFGFIPQWQRDDIMVSYAPKGGSVGKHYDEYDVFLVQGYGHRRWQLGKWCDSSTEFKPNQPIRIFDDMGELVIDEVMNPGDILYIPARMSHYGVAEDDCLTFSFGLRYPNLADIFDNVNKAFCHQDPELNLSEFQLPLRLTQSEQSTGKLADENIQAMKKQFLAKLAESEAFDALFKQAVAGTVSSRRYEMLVSDEMSDPDEVRSILEEEQGVLMQDNNCKLLYTENPLRIYANGEWLDEVNVIEAEVLKRLSDGEALDWAFLNNLVNDTEDPESTMELLLDSICNWLDDGWVLIE; this is translated from the coding sequence ATGACCGCACTTTCCAACCAATATTGTCTGCCTGAGGGCATTACCCCTGAAATTTTCCTGCGTGATTATTGGCAGAAAAAACCATTGATTATTCGTAATGGCTTGCCTGAAATTGTTGGTCAATTTGAGCCTGACGATATCATCGAATTAGCACAAGGCGAAGAGGTGACCGCGCGTTTAGTCAAAACTTTTTCAGATGATAATTGGAAAGTGTTTTTCAGTCCGTTATCTGAAGAAGATTTTGCAGATGTACCCGAAAAATGGTCGGTGCTCGTTCAAAATCTAGAACAATGGAGTACAGAACTCGGTCAGCTTTGGAATAAATTTGGCTTTATCCCACAGTGGCAACGCGACGATATTATGGTGTCCTATGCACCTAAAGGTGGTTCCGTTGGTAAACATTATGACGAATATGATGTGTTCTTAGTACAAGGCTATGGTCATCGCCGTTGGCAACTAGGTAAATGGTGCGATTCTTCCACTGAATTCAAACCGAATCAGCCCATCCGTATTTTCGATGATATGGGCGAATTGGTGATTGATGAAGTGATGAATCCGGGCGATATTCTTTATATTCCGGCTCGTATGTCGCATTACGGTGTGGCAGAAGATGATTGTTTGACCTTTTCTTTTGGTTTGCGTTACCCGAATTTAGCAGACATTTTCGATAACGTGAACAAAGCGTTTTGTCATCAAGATCCTGAATTGAATTTAAGCGAATTCCAATTACCGTTACGCTTAACACAATCAGAGCAAAGTACGGGCAAATTGGCGGATGAAAATATTCAGGCGATGAAAAAACAATTCTTAGCGAAATTGGCAGAGTCAGAAGCCTTTGATGCCTTATTTAAACAAGCAGTAGCAGGTACAGTGAGTTCACGTCGTTATGAAATGTTAGTATCGGATGAGATGTCCGATCCTGACGAAGTGCGGTCAATTTTAGAAGAGGAACAAGGTGTATTAATGCAGGACAATAACTGCAAATTGCTTTACACCGAAAATCCGCTCCGCATTTATGCGAATGGCGAATGGTTGGATGAAGTGAATGTTATTGAAGCGGAAGTATTGAAACGTCTTTCCGATGGTGAAGCGCTAGATTGGGCATTCTTAAATAATTTAGTGAATGATACAGAAGATCCTGAAAGTACAATGGAATTATTGCTCGATTCGATTTGTAACTGGTTAGATGACGGTTGGGTGTTGATTGAATAA
- the metC gene encoding cystathionine beta-lyase — protein MSEHHTLSTTLVHAGRKKRFTQGSVNPVVQRASSLVFETIADKKHCTKNRYKGELFYGRRGTLTHFALQDLMCEMEGGAGCYLYPCGAAAVTNAILSFVETGDHVLMTGAAYEPTQDFCNVILKKMHIDTTYYDPMISADVAKLVQPNTKVLFLESPSSLTMEVPDIPAIVKAVREVSPEIVVMIDNTWAGGVLFKALEHDIDISIQAGTKYLVGHSDIMIGTAVANARTWDKLREHSYLMGQMVDADSAYTTARGIRTLGVRLKQHHESSLKIAKWLSEQPQVKAVYHPALPSCPGHENFKRDFTGASGLFSFELHKRLNDEELAAFMDHFELFTMAYSWGGFESLILCNQPEEIAKIRPGIERKLTGSLIRVHIGFEDTDELIADLQAGFDRIK, from the coding sequence ATGTCAGAACATCATACCTTATCGACCACACTGGTTCATGCAGGGCGTAAAAAGCGCTTTACTCAAGGTTCTGTTAACCCCGTGGTTCAGCGTGCATCTTCTTTAGTATTTGAAACTATTGCAGATAAAAAACATTGTACAAAAAATCGTTACAAGGGTGAACTTTTCTACGGTCGTCGTGGCACGTTAACACACTTTGCACTTCAGGATTTAATGTGTGAAATGGAAGGCGGAGCTGGTTGTTACCTTTATCCTTGTGGCGCTGCAGCGGTAACAAATGCTATTTTATCCTTTGTGGAAACAGGCGATCATGTCTTAATGACAGGGGCTGCCTATGAGCCGACACAAGATTTTTGTAATGTAATTTTGAAAAAAATGCATATTGATACGACCTATTATGATCCCATGATAAGCGCAGATGTTGCCAAACTCGTGCAGCCAAATACGAAAGTTTTATTTTTAGAGTCGCCAAGCTCTTTAACGATGGAAGTACCTGATATTCCTGCGATTGTTAAAGCGGTTCGAGAAGTAAGCCCTGAAATCGTCGTTATGATCGATAATACATGGGCAGGGGGCGTACTATTCAAAGCGTTAGAACACGATATTGATATCTCTATTCAAGCAGGGACCAAATATTTAGTGGGGCATTCTGATATTATGATTGGTACTGCTGTGGCTAATGCACGTACTTGGGATAAATTGCGCGAGCATTCTTATTTAATGGGACAAATGGTTGATGCAGATTCCGCTTATACGACAGCTCGTGGCATTCGCACCTTAGGTGTACGATTAAAACAACATCATGAAAGTAGTTTAAAAATCGCCAAATGGTTGAGTGAACAACCCCAAGTTAAAGCAGTGTATCATCCTGCGTTACCAAGCTGTCCAGGTCATGAAAACTTTAAGCGTGACTTTACCGGCGCAAGCGGTTTATTCTCTTTTGAATTACATAAACGTTTAAACGATGAAGAGCTTGCCGCCTTTATGGATCATTTTGAGCTTTTCACAATGGCTTATTCTTGGGGGGGGTTTGAATCGCTCATTTTATGTAATCAACCAGAAGAAATTGCGAAAATTCGCCCAGGTATTGAGCGTAAATTAACAGGTTCATTAATTCGTGTGCATATTGGATTTGAAGACACGGATGAATTAATTGCCGATCTTCAAGCAGGCTTTGACCGAATCAAATAA
- the miaB gene encoding tRNA (N6-isopentenyl adenosine(37)-C2)-methylthiotransferase MiaB gives MTQKLHIKTWGCQMNEYDSSKMADLLLNTHGLELTDIPEEADVLLLNTCSIREKAQEKVFHQLGRWKELKKQNPNLVIGVGGCVASQEGEHIRHRAPYVDIVFGPQTLHRLPEMINQIRGGKSSVVDVSFPEIEKFDRLPEPRAEGPTAFVSIMEGCNKYCTYCVVPYTRGEEVSRPVDDVLFEIAQLAEQGVREINLLGQNVNAYRGPTFDGGICTFAELLRLVASIDGIDRLRFTTSHPIEFTDDIIDVYRDTPELVDFVHLPVQAGSDRILTMMKRGHTALEYKSIIRKLRAVRPNIQISSDFIVGFPGETKEEFEQTMNLIAQVNFDMSFSFIYSARPGTPAADMPDDVTEEEKKQRLYLLQERINQQAAQYSRRMLGTEQRVLVEGPSKKDIMELTGRTENNRIVNFQGSPDMIGKFVDIKITDVYTNSLRGEVVRTEDQMGLRIAQSPQEVMNRTRKEDELGVGRYHG, from the coding sequence ATGACGCAAAAATTACATATTAAAACATGGGGCTGTCAGATGAATGAGTATGATTCATCAAAAATGGCCGATCTTCTCTTAAATACACATGGTTTGGAATTAACTGATATTCCAGAAGAAGCAGATGTGTTACTTCTTAACACCTGTTCTATCCGTGAAAAAGCACAAGAAAAAGTGTTCCATCAGTTAGGTCGTTGGAAAGAATTAAAAAAACAAAATCCAAACTTAGTGATTGGTGTGGGCGGTTGTGTGGCTTCACAAGAAGGTGAGCATATTCGTCATCGTGCGCCTTATGTGGATATTGTATTTGGTCCGCAAACTTTACATCGTTTGCCTGAAATGATTAACCAAATTCGTGGCGGTAAAAGTTCGGTGGTGGATGTGAGTTTCCCTGAAATTGAGAAATTTGACCGTTTACCGGAACCTCGTGCAGAAGGTCCAACTGCGTTTGTGTCCATTATGGAAGGCTGTAATAAATATTGTACTTACTGTGTGGTGCCTTATACCCGTGGTGAAGAAGTGAGCCGTCCTGTTGATGATGTGTTATTTGAAATTGCGCAGTTGGCAGAGCAAGGTGTACGTGAAATTAATTTATTAGGCCAAAACGTAAACGCATATCGCGGCCCGACATTTGATGGTGGTATTTGTACATTTGCAGAATTATTACGTTTAGTGGCATCTATTGATGGTATCGACCGTTTGCGTTTTACCACCAGCCACCCAATCGAATTTACTGATGATATTATTGATGTGTATCGTGATACGCCTGAGTTGGTAGACTTCGTACACTTACCAGTACAAGCTGGTTCAGACCGTATTTTAACCATGATGAAACGGGGTCATACCGCGTTAGAATATAAATCAATCATTCGTAAATTACGTGCAGTGCGTCCAAATATTCAAATCAGCTCAGATTTCATTGTTGGCTTCCCAGGTGAAACCAAGGAAGAGTTTGAACAAACGATGAACCTGATCGCGCAAGTGAATTTTGATATGAGCTTCAGCTTTATCTATTCTGCACGTCCAGGCACACCTGCAGCAGATATGCCAGATGATGTTACTGAAGAAGAGAAAAAACAACGTCTCTATCTTTTACAAGAGCGTATCAACCAACAAGCTGCACAATATAGTCGCCGTATGCTTGGTACAGAGCAACGTGTATTGGTAGAAGGGCCGTCTAAGAAAGATATTATGGAATTAACAGGACGTACTGAAAACAATCGTATTGTGAATTTCCAAGGCTCACCAGATATGATTGGTAAGTTTGTCGATATCAAGATTACCGATGTTTATACTAACTCTCTACGTGGTGAAGTGGTGCGTACTGAAGACCAAATGGGATTACGTATTGCACAATCTCCACAAGAAGTGATGAACCGTACTCGTAAAGAAGATGAATTAGGTGTAGGACGTTATCACGGCTAA
- the mpl gene encoding UDP-N-acetylmuramate:L-alanyl-gamma-D-glutamyl-meso-diaminopimelate ligase produces the protein MKHIHILGICGTFMGGVAMIAKQMGYKVTGSDTNVYPPMSTFLQEQGIEIIPNYDVAQLQPAPDMVIVGNAMKRGNPCVEYVLDNALPYTSGPQWLHDHLLRNRWVLAVSGTHGKTTTTGMLAWILEQNGLKPGFLIGGIAGNFGTSARLGESEFFVIEADEYDTAFFDKRSKFVHYNPKTLIINNISFDHADIFDDLHAIQRQFHHMIRTIPSTGRVLSFADEQSVKETLNMGCWSEQQFIGKDKEWFAERITNDCSEFAVFHHGKKVAEVKWNIVGQHNMHNALMAIVAAYHAGIKIEDACQALGSFINAKRRLEVKGEVNGITVYDDFAHHPEAILATLTALRDKVGGGVRILAVLEPRSNTMKMGVHKDEIAPALGRADAVFMLQPDNIPWDVAEIAGQCVQPAHYTGSVDKLVDMIVAEAKPRDQILVMSNGSFGGIHQKILDRLK, from the coding sequence ATGAAACATATTCATATTTTAGGCATCTGCGGGACCTTTATGGGCGGTGTCGCGATGATTGCCAAACAAATGGGCTATAAAGTAACAGGTTCCGATACCAATGTTTACCCACCGATGAGCACTTTTTTACAAGAGCAGGGCATTGAAATTATTCCCAATTATGATGTGGCTCAACTTCAGCCTGCACCCGATATGGTGATTGTCGGAAATGCCATGAAACGTGGTAATCCTTGCGTGGAATATGTTTTAGATAATGCCTTGCCTTACACATCAGGTCCACAATGGTTACACGACCATTTATTGCGTAATCGTTGGGTGTTAGCAGTTTCAGGTACACATGGTAAAACCACAACAACGGGTATGTTGGCCTGGATTTTAGAACAAAATGGGTTAAAACCAGGTTTCCTAATCGGTGGTATTGCGGGGAATTTTGGTACATCTGCTCGTTTAGGGGAAAGCGAGTTCTTCGTGATTGAAGCGGATGAGTACGATACGGCGTTCTTTGACAAACGTTCTAAATTTGTACATTACAATCCGAAAACTTTGATCATTAACAATATCAGCTTCGATCATGCTGATATCTTCGATGATCTTCATGCGATCCAGCGTCAATTCCATCATATGATCCGAACTATTCCTTCTACAGGACGTGTTCTTTCTTTTGCTGATGAGCAGAGTGTAAAAGAAACGCTCAATATGGGTTGTTGGTCAGAACAGCAATTTATCGGTAAAGATAAAGAATGGTTTGCGGAACGTATTACCAATGATTGTTCAGAATTTGCTGTATTCCATCACGGTAAAAAAGTGGCTGAAGTGAAATGGAATATTGTCGGACAGCACAATATGCACAATGCGTTAATGGCGATTGTGGCGGCTTACCATGCGGGTATCAAAATTGAAGATGCATGTCAGGCATTGGGCAGCTTTATCAATGCAAAACGTCGTTTAGAAGTGAAGGGGGAAGTAAACGGTATTACGGTTTATGATGACTTCGCTCACCATCCAGAAGCCATTCTGGCGACACTTACTGCGTTGCGTGATAAAGTAGGTGGTGGCGTACGTATTCTTGCCGTATTAGAGCCTCGTTCAAACACCATGAAAATGGGCGTACATAAAGATGAAATTGCGCCAGCGCTTGGACGTGCTGATGCGGTATTTATGTTACAACCAGATAATATTCCATGGGATGTGGCTGAAATTGCGGGACAATGTGTACAACCGGCACATTACACTGGAAGCGTTGATAAATTAGTCGATATGATTGTGGCAGAAGCGAAACCAAGGGATCAGATTCTTGTGATGTCAAATGGTAGCTTTGGTGGAATTCATCAAAAGATTTTAGATCGATTAAAATAA
- a CDS encoding RnfH family protein has translation MNQINIEIAYALPDRYYLKSFKVDEGTMIQTAILQSGILQQFTEIDLRENKVGIYSRPAKLTDQLKDGDRIEIYRPLLADPKEIRRKRAAEQAKAAQEKAQQEKQEKE, from the coding sequence ATGAACCAAATTAATATTGAAATCGCTTATGCCTTGCCGGATCGCTATTATTTAAAATCCTTCAAAGTGGATGAAGGCACGATGATCCAAACGGCTATTTTGCAATCAGGCATTTTACAACAGTTTACAGAGATTGATTTGCGCGAGAATAAAGTCGGGATTTATTCCCGTCCTGCAAAATTAACGGATCAATTAAAAGATGGCGATCGTATTGAGATTTACCGTCCATTATTAGCGGATCCTAAAGAAATTCGTCGTAAACGTGCAGCAGAGCAAGCCAAAGCCGCACAAGAAAAAGCCCAACAAGAAAAACAGGAAAAGGAGTAA
- a CDS encoding DUF2301 domain-containing membrane protein, translated as MADPHIQSPMDVWDKLTVIIYRTGFVIAAFSILTLTWYPQQAQIAVLIAATCCASSLHIYLKHFRLTFQFATWLALLCALLGWHELALGGALVTLGGLCFKEYFCFRVPLLNLQPAFVAALWFAWVFEGGWIARILSVIVGGLLLILAVQKWRMPLHFDIGDKTKYQI; from the coding sequence ATGGCTGATCCACATATTCAATCTCCAATGGATGTTTGGGATAAACTCACCGTCATTATTTATCGTACAGGTTTTGTCATTGCGGCATTTAGCATCTTGACTTTAACTTGGTATCCTCAACAGGCTCAAATTGCCGTGTTGATTGCGGCAACTTGTTGTGCGTCATCCCTTCATATTTATTTAAAACATTTCCGCTTAACATTCCAATTTGCCACCTGGCTTGCACTTTTATGTGCGCTTTTAGGTTGGCATGAATTAGCGTTAGGTGGCGCATTGGTCACACTGGGCGGTTTATGCTTTAAAGAATACTTCTGTTTTAGAGTACCGCTATTAAATTTACAACCTGCATTTGTCGCTGCACTTTGGTTTGCTTGGGTATTTGAAGGAGGTTGGATTGCCCGAATTTTGTCGGTGATCGTTGGGGGATTATTATTGATTCTTGCGGTTCAAAAATGGCGAATGCCATTGCATTTTGATATTGGCGATAAAACAAAGTATCAAATCTAA